A portion of the Stigmatella aurantiaca DW4/3-1 genome contains these proteins:
- a CDS encoding DUF1318 domain-containing protein: MKHRGLLLLAALAAPGCIRAPEIVMVDRATALEEQASGSFQDMERRLARSGMSPAPVPLTPNQLEELGLQPTPLVENMGKTQADRVDDLLRRHCVGEARDGLLVDTRRSCQAGRLSADDVALVERVNRARLQLWHWMQTLRPGVPEESLRQSWRQFHAEGVVCGGWVESDDGTWGEKKC, from the coding sequence ATGAAACACCGCGGGTTGCTGCTGCTTGCCGCCCTCGCCGCTCCCGGGTGCATCCGCGCTCCGGAGATCGTCATGGTCGATCGCGCGACAGCGCTCGAAGAACAGGCCTCGGGATCGTTCCAGGACATGGAGCGGCGGCTTGCTCGCTCGGGCATGAGCCCGGCGCCGGTGCCGCTCACGCCCAACCAACTGGAGGAGCTGGGGCTCCAACCCACGCCGTTGGTCGAGAACATGGGAAAGACTCAGGCGGACCGCGTCGACGATCTGCTGCGGCGCCACTGCGTGGGAGAGGCGCGGGACGGGCTGCTCGTGGACACCCGGCGCAGTTGTCAGGCCGGACGCCTATCGGCGGATGACGTCGCCCTGGTGGAGCGAGTGAACCGGGCCCGGCTGCAGCTCTGGCATTGGATGCAGACGCTCCGCCCCGGCGTGCCAGAAGAGTCCCTGAGGCAGAGTTGGCGGCAGTTCCATGCGGAAGGGGTGGTCTGCGGTGGCTGGGTCGAGTCCGATGATGGCACCTGGGGAGAAAAGAAGTGCTGA